The Methylomonas koyamae genome has a segment encoding these proteins:
- a CDS encoding efflux transporter outer membrane subunit, whose protein sequence is MRSTKNSATLACLLTLPLAACTVGPDYVRPQAALSDEFKEIKGWKQAQPRDSGLPGKWWEIYGDPLLNSLAEQVAGANQSVMQAEAQYRQAQHLVQSAQSSLLPVATLTGTFNRFKAATGQNVAVAGVRNLFGQAVGIAWEPDLWGQVRRQLEANTDSAQASAATLHGLILSSQATLADNYFQLRTLDAQKALLEETIAAFAKTLEITKNRYAVGVAAKADVVQAETQLETVRAQAIDLGVQRAKLEHAIAVLIGKTPAELALAPTPLNSQPPGIPVNLPSELLERRPDIAAAERQIAAANAQIGVAKAAYYPTLNLGGTNGFQSGDPGNLFTMARRYWSLGPAGLALTLFDGGAKNAQYKQAIDAYDASVAAYRQTVLTGFQEVEDNLAALRILEQETQVQDKAVANAKQALALTNNQYQAGTVSYLNVMTAQTAALANQQTAVQLLGQRLSASVQLVKALGGGWNETLLPTADQAGGERKWTDYLILPLVE, encoded by the coding sequence ATGCGCTCAACAAAAAACTCCGCCACGCTCGCCTGCTTGCTGACCTTGCCTTTGGCCGCCTGCACGGTCGGTCCCGATTATGTCCGCCCGCAAGCGGCGCTATCCGACGAATTCAAGGAAATTAAAGGCTGGAAACAGGCACAACCGCGCGATAGCGGATTGCCCGGTAAATGGTGGGAAATATACGGCGACCCGTTGTTGAACAGTCTGGCCGAGCAAGTCGCCGGCGCCAACCAGTCCGTCATGCAAGCCGAGGCGCAATACCGCCAGGCGCAGCATCTGGTGCAATCGGCGCAATCGTCGCTGCTGCCGGTGGCAACCTTGACCGGTACCTTCAACCGCTTCAAAGCCGCCACCGGCCAAAACGTTGCCGTCGCCGGGGTACGCAACCTGTTCGGCCAGGCGGTCGGTATCGCTTGGGAGCCGGATTTATGGGGCCAGGTCCGGCGGCAACTGGAAGCCAATACCGACAGCGCCCAAGCCAGCGCCGCGACATTGCACGGCTTGATTCTTTCCAGCCAGGCCACGCTGGCGGACAACTATTTCCAATTACGCACGCTGGATGCGCAGAAGGCTTTGCTCGAGGAAACCATCGCCGCGTTTGCCAAGACCCTGGAAATCACCAAAAACCGCTACGCGGTCGGCGTCGCCGCCAAAGCCGATGTCGTCCAAGCCGAAACCCAACTCGAAACCGTCCGCGCCCAAGCCATCGATTTGGGCGTGCAACGCGCCAAACTCGAGCACGCGATTGCAGTCCTAATCGGCAAAACCCCGGCGGAACTGGCATTGGCGCCGACGCCGCTAAACAGCCAACCGCCGGGTATTCCGGTCAACCTGCCGTCGGAATTGCTGGAGCGCCGCCCGGACATCGCCGCGGCGGAACGCCAAATCGCCGCCGCCAACGCCCAGATCGGCGTCGCCAAGGCCGCGTATTATCCGACCCTGAATCTGGGCGGCACCAACGGCTTCCAGTCCGGCGACCCCGGCAACCTGTTTACCATGGCCCGCCGCTATTGGTCGCTGGGCCCGGCCGGCCTGGCCTTGACCCTTTTCGACGGCGGCGCCAAGAACGCCCAGTACAAACAAGCCATCGACGCCTACGATGCCAGCGTCGCCGCGTACCGGCAGACCGTACTGACCGGCTTCCAGGAAGTGGAGGACAATTTGGCGGCGTTACGGATTCTGGAACAGGAAACCCAAGTCCAGGACAAGGCGGTCGCCAACGCCAAACAAGCCCTGGCGTTGACCAACAACCAGTACCAAGCCGGCACGGTCAGCTATCTGAACGTGATGACCGCGCAAACCGCCGCGCTGGCCAACCAGCAAACCGCGGTGCAGTTATTGGGACAACGCCTGTCGGCGTCGGTGCAACTGGTCAAAGCGTTGGGCGGCGGCTGGAACGAAACCCTGCTGCCGACGGCGGACCAGGCCGGCGGCGAGCGGAAGTGGACCGATTATTTGATTCTACCGTTGGTGGAATAA
- a CDS encoding GTPase has translation MAYAYSELLAAAQQWAAGAAAAGRLSAEQVALLQNLEPAAAAALFNAETCRDGTPLIVAFMGGTGVGKSSLLNRLAGQAIARAGIERPTSREVTLYHHSSLGVDKLPEGLPLDSIKISRHDDERNSHIVWIDMPDFDSVELGNQRLVLEWLPHIDVLLYVVSPERYRDNKAWQLLLAEGAKHAWLFVMNQWDRGLPVQYDDFRQQLAKAGFADPLIFRTSCSEPHGDEFGLLLEQLRQLSGRHNVAQLERRNQQLRRRRLQQTLQHLADGLGGRDFQALQANLDAQWQQAETQLQTGLAWAMQQLAKFWADNLGDKAEIALWDAWAQNRLDDMLDELVLQAAQAGLPTKPLKAALQNIREQAGNTLAAQTELAGRRAMLHPGNGAQRFLLKLTAAAETVLPLAAMGAVGYQVFSGYYHSTAEHSAYLGTDFAVHSVLLIGLSWLIPFFLHKKIQPSLYKAGLKGLRQGLQHALAAVFAEIKQVLVSEQQRNEALRAELQALVARCAAEPETAIDKQSLLGRVLLADAG, from the coding sequence ATGGCTTACGCATACTCTGAGCTGTTGGCCGCTGCCCAACAATGGGCGGCAGGCGCCGCTGCGGCAGGCCGGCTGAGCGCCGAGCAGGTTGCTTTGTTGCAGAATCTGGAGCCGGCCGCAGCCGCTGCGCTATTTAATGCCGAGACCTGCCGGGACGGTACGCCTTTGATCGTCGCTTTCATGGGCGGTACCGGCGTCGGCAAGAGCAGCCTGTTAAACCGGCTGGCCGGCCAAGCCATCGCCAGAGCCGGTATCGAACGGCCAACCTCGCGCGAAGTCACGCTATACCACCACAGCAGCCTGGGTGTCGATAAATTGCCGGAGGGTTTGCCGCTGGACAGCATCAAAATCAGCCGGCACGACGACGAGCGCAACAGCCATATCGTCTGGATCGACATGCCGGATTTCGATAGCGTCGAACTCGGCAACCAGCGCCTGGTGCTGGAATGGCTGCCGCATATCGACGTGCTGTTGTACGTGGTCAGCCCGGAGCGTTACCGCGACAACAAAGCGTGGCAGTTGCTGCTGGCGGAAGGCGCCAAACACGCCTGGCTGTTCGTCATGAACCAATGGGACCGCGGTCTGCCGGTGCAATACGACGACTTCAGGCAGCAACTGGCCAAGGCCGGTTTCGCCGATCCGTTGATCTTCCGCACCAGTTGCAGCGAACCGCACGGCGACGAATTCGGCCTGTTGCTGGAGCAATTGCGGCAATTGTCCGGCCGGCATAACGTGGCCCAGTTGGAACGCCGCAATCAGCAACTGCGCCGGCGGCGCTTGCAACAAACTCTGCAACACCTGGCGGACGGGCTCGGCGGCCGCGATTTTCAGGCGTTACAGGCCAACCTCGACGCGCAGTGGCAGCAAGCCGAAACCCAATTGCAAACCGGTTTGGCTTGGGCCATGCAACAACTGGCCAAATTCTGGGCCGACAACCTGGGCGATAAGGCCGAGATTGCGCTGTGGGACGCTTGGGCGCAGAACCGGCTGGACGACATGCTCGACGAATTGGTGCTGCAGGCGGCGCAAGCCGGATTGCCGACCAAGCCGTTGAAGGCCGCTCTGCAAAACATTCGCGAGCAGGCCGGCAATACTCTGGCCGCGCAGACCGAACTGGCCGGGCGCCGGGCGATGTTGCATCCCGGTAACGGCGCGCAACGCTTCCTCTTGAAACTGACCGCAGCCGCCGAAACCGTGCTGCCGCTGGCGGCGATGGGCGCGGTCGGCTACCAGGTTTTTTCCGGCTACTACCACAGTACAGCCGAGCACAGCGCCTATCTCGGTACCGACTTTGCCGTGCACAGCGTACTGTTGATCGGCTTGAGCTGGCTGATCCCGTTTTTCCTGCATAAAAAAATCCAGCCGTCGTTGTACAAGGCTGGATTGAAAGGTTTGCGCCAAGGCTTGCAACACGCTTTGGCCGCGGTGTTCGCAGAGATAAAGCAAGTATTGGTCTCGGAACAGCAGCGTAACGAAGCATTGCGCGCCGAGTTGCAGGCGCTGGTCGCGCGTTGCGCGGCGGAGCCGGAAACGGCGATCGACAAGCAGAGCTTGTTGGGCAGGGTATTGTTGGCCGATGCCGGCTGA